In Verrucomicrobiia bacterium, a genomic segment contains:
- a CDS encoding glycosyltransferase family 2 protein, translated as MSPATSKPSVSFIVPALNEEGNVEATVNTILAAANGHVSDFEIILVNDGSTDGTGAVMGRLAGKNDKIRVVHNKRNLGFGGAYKEGAAAAQCDYIIRICADNALPTATIGSILERIGHADIVIPYISNPEFRSVGRRVGSRGFTIIINTLFRLRVPYYNHSVVFPRDVLRTISIRTDGFAYQAEALVKLLKAGYTYTEVGVQDVARVVGRSSALKPRNLLNVFRAIGGLTKEMRQPGAIPKQRLPRPAVQGKVES; from the coding sequence ATGAGCCCTGCAACGTCAAAACCGAGTGTTTCATTTATTGTGCCCGCCCTCAATGAAGAAGGAAACGTTGAGGCAACGGTGAACACGATTCTGGCCGCGGCCAACGGCCACGTATCTGATTTCGAGATCATCCTGGTCAACGACGGCAGCACCGATGGAACGGGCGCCGTGATGGGGCGGCTGGCCGGGAAGAATGATAAGATTCGGGTCGTGCACAACAAGCGAAACCTTGGGTTCGGTGGGGCCTATAAAGAGGGCGCGGCGGCAGCCCAATGCGACTATATTATCCGGATCTGCGCCGATAATGCTTTGCCGACCGCGACCATCGGCTCGATTCTGGAACGCATCGGGCACGCCGACATCGTTATTCCCTATATCTCCAATCCGGAATTTCGGTCCGTGGGGCGACGGGTTGGCTCGCGGGGCTTCACAATTATCATCAATACATTGTTCCGGCTGCGGGTCCCTTATTACAATCATTCCGTCGTATTTCCACGGGATGTTTTGAGGACCATTTCCATCCGCACAGACGGTTTCGCGTACCAAGCGGAGGCCTTGGTGAAACTCCTGAAGGCCGGCTATACCTATACGGAGGTCGGCGTCCAGGATGTGGCACGGGTCGTGGGGAGATCGTCTGCCCTAAAGCCGCGTAACCTCTTAAATGTTTTTCGTGCCATTGGGGGCCTGACGAAGGAGATGCGTCAACCAGGAGCGATCCCCAAGCAACGTTTACCGCGGCCAGCGGTACAAGGGAAAGTAGAATCGTGA
- a CDS encoding PfkB family carbohydrate kinase: MNYHKKIVTPAELQVIVSQAQSDGKVVVQCHGCFDILHPGHLRHLSWAKEQGDLLVVSVSGDGVVHKGNFRPYVPQHLRAENLAALEVVDYVIFDDHEWAGPILELIKPNIYVKGKEFQNVTTGRFGRERQIVESYGGEVRLSSGDVVYSSTRIIEDLKDRIEPGIEQVQGFCKRHGITGDSMSKMLARIHGKNILVVGDTIVDRYVYCDGLGMSAEAPVIVVRPLDSETFLGGASIVAQHVQALGATVRFCSVIGQDTEGDYVRTELAKRNVPAELVVDPARPTTLKTRYLSEGKKLLNVNQFRDHNLDTPIAAQLQEKIAAAAGTADAVVICDFGYGVITNPLLELLCSIGAKRNVPVIGDVQSSSQMGNVTRLKGITMATPSEREARVALCDRESGIADLGALILAQTGNKSLIVTLAERGLMIFDTNGNPMGEECRLLPLHEIKKRFQPDYLPSFANLVADPMGAGDAMLATISCCLAAGANVCESVFLGNCAAAVECRKMGNIPVRREEILAILNAQIGPAV; this comes from the coding sequence GTGAACTATCACAAGAAGATCGTCACGCCGGCGGAATTACAGGTCATCGTGAGTCAGGCGCAGTCCGACGGCAAGGTTGTGGTGCAATGCCACGGTTGCTTTGACATCCTGCACCCGGGACATTTGCGCCACCTGAGTTGGGCCAAGGAACAGGGTGATCTGCTGGTGGTCTCGGTTAGCGGTGACGGCGTTGTGCACAAGGGTAATTTCCGCCCGTACGTTCCCCAGCATCTTCGCGCCGAGAATCTGGCTGCCCTGGAAGTGGTGGATTACGTCATTTTTGACGATCACGAATGGGCCGGGCCAATCCTGGAGTTGATCAAGCCCAACATCTACGTGAAGGGCAAGGAATTCCAGAATGTGACGACAGGTCGTTTTGGCCGTGAACGCCAAATCGTTGAATCGTACGGTGGCGAGGTGCGGCTCAGTTCTGGCGACGTGGTCTATTCCTCCACGCGTATTATTGAGGATTTGAAGGATCGGATCGAGCCGGGTATCGAGCAGGTACAGGGATTCTGCAAACGCCACGGCATCACAGGAGACAGCATGAGCAAGATGCTCGCGCGAATCCACGGCAAGAACATTCTCGTGGTGGGAGACACGATTGTCGATCGCTACGTGTATTGTGATGGCCTTGGCATGAGCGCTGAGGCGCCTGTAATCGTCGTGCGACCGCTGGATTCCGAGACATTTCTCGGTGGCGCGAGCATCGTGGCGCAGCACGTGCAAGCCCTGGGCGCCACGGTCAGGTTCTGTAGTGTCATCGGCCAGGATACCGAAGGTGATTACGTACGGACCGAACTGGCGAAGCGCAACGTTCCGGCAGAATTAGTGGTCGATCCAGCACGCCCCACCACGCTCAAGACCCGTTATTTGTCTGAAGGCAAGAAACTGTTGAACGTGAACCAATTTCGTGATCACAATCTCGACACGCCCATCGCAGCCCAATTGCAGGAAAAGATCGCGGCGGCAGCTGGAACGGCGGACGCGGTCGTAATCTGCGACTTCGGTTATGGCGTGATTACCAACCCGCTGCTGGAGTTGCTGTGCTCCATTGGAGCAAAACGGAATGTGCCGGTGATCGGCGATGTTCAGTCCAGTTCCCAAATGGGGAACGTGACCCGGTTGAAAGGCATAACCATGGCGACGCCTTCGGAACGAGAGGCCCGCGTTGCACTATGCGACCGGGAAAGCGGCATCGCCGATCTCGGGGCCTTGATTCTGGCGCAGACGGGCAATAAATCCCTGATCGTGACGCTGGCCGAACGGGGCCTCATGATTTTCGACACCAATGGCAACCCGATGGGCGAAGAATGCCGATTGCTTCCTCTGCACGAGATCAAGAAACGCTTTCAACCCGATTATTTGCCGTCGTTTGCCAACCTTGTGGCCGATCCGATGGGCGCGGGCGATGCCATGTTGGCGACGATTAGTTGCTGCCTTGCGGCCGGAGCCAATGTGTGTGAGTCCGTGTTCCTCGGGAATTGCGCAGCCGCCGTCGAATGCCGAAAGATGGGCAATATCCCCGTTCGCCGCGAAGAGATTCTGGCCATTTTGAATGCGCAGATCGGCCCGGCTGTCTGA
- a CDS encoding DUF2079 domain-containing protein encodes MKRDTTSASKVSAAMKGSLRPLAILLGIYTLMFFALAYRKYSIFANDSADTAIFVHAYWATLHGKFFWHYFLNMCFFGDHGGFILVALLPVYAIVPTVPALLFLQSAFIAVTGIPMYLIARKALQDQFAALCVTAAFLLFPTIASQHVNQIHDTQFIIVFLLFTFYFYYTEQFGRFVAFTLLSCLGKENVPLTLMMFGVYAALQRRHWKWIVTPVVVSIGAMALLFKVVMPYYRGNQPYRSFAYFGPLGDTPLQVLKTAVSEPGKVFSVLFGAQNVVFFIQLIQPVAWILPFLSLSIIFVLPDLLVNLLADNVSLKVIRWHYNLTVGAFLFVSAIFSIQKLNAWLANRFGAARYAAGFGVLLACLTLSSWTLWFDPNDYVRPPQADTLERALAMIPGDQSVLVPQTMLAHVAKRWYFNTIQHWVYHEHKPEKIFDYKYIIIDANERRPAWSVPQEVIKAYASNPSYELMLNEQNVLVFRRAGQDILQTKP; translated from the coding sequence ATGAAACGCGACACAACCAGTGCGTCGAAGGTATCCGCTGCGATGAAGGGCTCGTTGCGACCATTGGCCATTTTGCTGGGGATTTACACCCTGATGTTTTTCGCCCTGGCCTATCGCAAGTATTCCATCTTTGCGAACGATTCAGCGGACACGGCGATTTTCGTTCACGCATATTGGGCAACGCTGCACGGGAAGTTTTTTTGGCACTATTTTCTTAACATGTGTTTTTTCGGTGATCACGGCGGGTTTATTCTCGTGGCGCTCCTGCCCGTGTATGCAATCGTCCCGACCGTGCCGGCGTTACTCTTCCTACAGTCAGCATTCATTGCGGTCACCGGGATCCCGATGTATCTGATCGCCCGCAAGGCCCTGCAGGATCAATTTGCCGCATTGTGCGTGACCGCCGCTTTTCTGTTGTTTCCCACAATCGCTTCCCAGCACGTGAATCAAATTCACGACACCCAATTCATTATCGTGTTCCTGCTATTCACTTTCTATTTCTACTACACGGAGCAGTTCGGGAGGTTTGTCGCGTTTACGTTGCTGTCGTGCCTTGGTAAGGAGAATGTCCCGCTCACCTTGATGATGTTCGGAGTCTACGCAGCCCTGCAACGGCGGCATTGGAAGTGGATCGTCACCCCGGTGGTCGTCAGCATCGGGGCGATGGCGCTTCTGTTCAAGGTGGTCATGCCCTATTATCGCGGCAACCAACCCTATCGTTCGTTCGCGTACTTCGGCCCGTTGGGTGATACCCCGCTGCAGGTATTGAAAACAGCCGTGTCGGAGCCGGGAAAGGTGTTCTCCGTGCTTTTCGGAGCGCAGAACGTCGTGTTCTTCATCCAATTGATTCAGCCGGTGGCGTGGATCTTGCCGTTTTTGTCGCTATCAATCATCTTTGTCCTGCCCGATCTGCTCGTGAACCTGCTGGCTGATAACGTTTCGCTGAAGGTTATCCGCTGGCATTACAATTTGACTGTGGGCGCGTTTCTTTTCGTCTCCGCCATCTTCAGCATCCAGAAATTGAACGCGTGGTTGGCGAACCGTTTTGGTGCGGCCCGTTACGCCGCGGGTTTCGGCGTGTTGCTGGCGTGCCTGACTTTATCCAGTTGGACGCTCTGGTTCGACCCGAACGATTATGTCCGGCCGCCGCAAGCCGACACATTGGAAAGAGCCCTGGCGATGATCCCCGGCGACCAATCGGTGCTTGTGCCACAAACGATGTTGGCCCACGTCGCCAAGCGCTGGTATTTCAACACCATCCAGCATTGGGTGTATCACGAACACAAACCGGAAAAGATTTTCGATTACAAGTACATTATCATTGATGCAAACGAACGGCGACCTGCCTGGAGCGTGCCGCAAGAGGTCATCAAAGCCTACGCGTCCAATCCCAGTTATGAATTGATGTTGAACGAGCAGAATGTCCTGGTCTTTCGGCGGGCTGGACAAGACATCTTGCAGACCAAACCATGA
- a CDS encoding glycosyltransferase family 2 protein, whose translation MKPKVVVVMPAYNAGRTLRMTYEELPKDTVSTVILVDDGSTDETLQIARELKLEVFVHDRNYGYGANQKTCYAEAVKAGAEIVVMVHPDYQYDPRLVPQIIEPIIKGEADVVLGSRLKQGTALQQGMPWWKYFSNRFLTGVENWIFGLKLSEFHTGYRAFRREVLETVNYAMNSDGFIFDQEIVAQVVAADFRIAEIAVPTRYFPEASSASLTQSTVYGLKILTLVFRFALYRWKVIPGRQFASLRARYRKASPDPAA comes from the coding sequence ATGAAGCCCAAAGTCGTTGTCGTCATGCCCGCCTACAATGCCGGGCGCACGCTACGTATGACGTATGAGGAGCTACCCAAGGACACGGTCAGTACAGTGATCCTGGTGGATGATGGATCGACCGATGAAACGTTACAGATTGCCCGCGAATTGAAGCTGGAGGTATTCGTCCACGACCGCAACTACGGCTACGGTGCCAACCAGAAGACGTGCTATGCCGAGGCGGTCAAGGCCGGGGCCGAGATCGTCGTCATGGTGCATCCGGATTACCAGTACGATCCCCGGCTTGTGCCGCAGATTATCGAGCCGATCATCAAGGGCGAAGCCGACGTCGTGCTCGGTTCGCGACTCAAGCAGGGTACCGCGTTGCAGCAGGGAATGCCTTGGTGGAAGTATTTTTCGAACCGCTTTCTCACCGGGGTGGAGAATTGGATTTTCGGGTTGAAACTGTCCGAGTTCCACACGGGTTATCGGGCCTTTCGTCGGGAAGTCCTGGAAACGGTCAACTACGCGATGAACTCGGATGGATTTATCTTTGACCAGGAGATCGTGGCCCAGGTGGTGGCGGCGGATTTTCGGATCGCTGAGATTGCTGTGCCGACGCGCTATTTTCCAGAAGCGTCTTCAGCGAGTTTGACACAAAGCACGGTCTACGGTCTCAAGATCCTCACCCTGGTCTTCCGGTTTGCGCTGTATCGTTGGAAGGTCATTCCCGGCCGCCAATTCGCGAGTTTGCGGGCACGTTATCGGAAGGCCTCGCCAGATCCCGCTGCATGA
- a CDS encoding class I SAM-dependent methyltransferase, with protein MLVGDLGQRRQPRAQSAREDDSLHFCSFGAMAGETSEALGASQSLAQPQGIIMLDFGFTLRPPYLSVPDGQTVRAGETQVDAGMHDPGKRLTYQSKVSDPYSSHSVILSRVGDGKGRRVLDVGAAQGVLAQQFTQRGFEVTCIEGSAELAAMGKSQCHEMIVADLDKPLPSLNGEFDMIVYGDILEHLRNPLEVFKGFNRYLRPNGKVIVSVPNFAHLWVRLNLLLGRFDYADRGILDRTHLRFFTLRSFRDFLGEAGLEVEEIVATPVPLLLVVPERRHGGWLYALHSLNAALAKSWKTMFGYQFVAVAHARATS; from the coding sequence ATGCTTGTTGGTGATCTTGGTCAACGGCGACAGCCGCGTGCCCAATCCGCCCGCGAGGATGACTCCCTTCATTTCTGCTCCTTCGGTGCCATGGCGGGCGAGACTAGCGAAGCACTCGGCGCAAGTCAATCGCTGGCGCAGCCGCAAGGGATTATCATGCTTGACTTTGGATTCACGTTGCGGCCTCCTTACCTGTCTGTGCCGGACGGTCAAACAGTACGCGCGGGTGAGACTCAGGTTGATGCAGGCATGCACGATCCGGGCAAGAGGCTTACCTACCAATCGAAAGTAAGCGACCCTTATTCGAGTCACTCGGTAATCCTTTCGCGGGTTGGCGACGGGAAGGGGCGGAGGGTCTTGGATGTGGGAGCTGCGCAAGGAGTTTTGGCGCAACAATTTACACAACGTGGTTTCGAGGTGACGTGCATTGAGGGTAGCGCGGAGTTGGCAGCCATGGGCAAAAGCCAGTGCCACGAAATGATTGTAGCCGATTTGGACAAGCCGCTACCGTCATTGAACGGAGAATTCGACATGATCGTGTATGGTGACATTTTGGAGCATCTGAGGAATCCATTGGAGGTGTTCAAGGGGTTCAATCGCTACCTGCGCCCGAACGGCAAGGTCATCGTTTCGGTGCCGAATTTTGCCCACCTCTGGGTACGTCTCAACCTGCTTCTTGGCCGCTTCGATTACGCGGACCGCGGAATTCTCGACCGGACCCATCTGCGCTTTTTTACGTTGCGGTCCTTCAGGGATTTCCTGGGGGAGGCCGGGTTGGAAGTGGAGGAAATTGTCGCAACACCAGTGCCTCTGCTGCTGGTGGTGCCGGAACGCCGGCATGGCGGCTGGTTGTATGCCTTGCACAGCCTGAACGCCGCGCTGGCAAAAAGCTGGAAAACCATGTTTGGTTATCAATTCGTTGCTGTCGCTCATGCGAGGGCAACGTCATGA